In the genome of Micromonospora sp. Llam0, the window GGGGCGCCGACGCCCACGGACCGGACCCGCCGCTGCTCGGTCTCGTTCGCCGCCCCGCGCTGCACCAGCCGGAGCAGTGCCGCCGTCACGCCCTGACGATCGCCCTTGCGCTCGGCGATGCCGACGAAAAGACGGACATCGCTCGCAGTAACGTTCGGGCTGTAGAGTTGCGCCGCCGGCCGGCCGGCCCTGCGCTGCAACCGACCGACCATCCGCCGTGCCGGGCGCAGCACGCGACGTACTCTACGCATAAGGGTCACCGATCCAGATTACCCAGTCGTGACGTGAGGTGAACGCGGTGCCATCCCCGACGGTCAGCGTCGTCGTGCCGGTCTACAACACAGAGAAGTGGCTCGCGGAAGCGCTCGGATCGATCGACCGCCAGCCGGGCCGGGACCTGATCGAGGTCGTCGTGGTCGACGACGGCTCGACTGACGGGTCAGCCGAGGTCGCCCAGCGGTACGCCGACCAGGCCACCGCGGTGCGCTACGTCCGGCAGGACAACGCCGGACTCGGCGCGGCCCGCAACCACGGCGTACGCCTCGCCGCCGGCCGCTACCTGGCATTCCTCGACTCGGACGACATCTACCCGGACGGAGCGCTCAGTCACCTGACCGGGCTCGCCGACCGTCACGAGGCGGCGATCGCCGTCGGCGACATGCAAGGGCTGCCGCCCCGGCCGAACCCCGCCTGGCGGCGGGAACTGCTCGCCGGTGAGCGGGTGGTCGAACACATCGCGCACGCCCCGGACCTGGTTGGCAACCCCTCGGCCTGCAACAAGATCTTCCGCCGGGATCTGGTCGACGCCCTCGGCGTCAAGTTCACCGAGGGCACCGCGTTCGAGGACGTGTTGTTCACCATTCCGTTCCTGGCCAGGTCGCCCCGGACGATCCTCACGCCCCGGCTGAGCTACCTCTACCGGCAGCGGGGGGACAACTCCTCGCTGATGGATTCCCGCAGCCAGCCGGCCCGGATCATGCAGCATCTGACCATCATCGAACGGCTCGCCGACGAGGTGCGTGACCTGCGCCCCGACGACCGCGAAGCGGTGCACCGGTGGATCGCCTACGTGCAGCTGCACTACGCGTGGCGGGCGGCGGCCGGCTGCGACGATGACCAGCTCGCCGAGTTCACCGCCCGGATGCACAGCCTCTTCAAGGACATCCCGACCGATGTGGCCAGCGAGTTCGTCGGCAACGCCGGGGCCGGGTTACGTGCCGTCGCGATCTACGAGCAGGACGCCGCGACGGTTCGCCGGCCACGCACCAGTCGACCGCTGCGGGTGCACGCCGGCCAGCCGTACCTCGGGCACCCCGACTTCGACACCTACCGCGACCTGCTCCGGGTCCGTGAGGTGACGGTCAGTGTGCACGGCCTGCGCGACAGTCGGCCGGTCACCGGCCCGACGGTCACCGTCCACGGCACGGTGCGCTGCGCCGGCATCGACGGCGAACCCGGTCAGGTCCGCTCCGATCTGCTGCTGGAGATCGGTGACGGGCTGCTCCGCCAACCGGTCACCGTCGAGGACCGCAAGAGCAACGATCTGCGCTGGTCCTGCCGGCTGGCCGCCGGCGAGCTGGCCCCCGGCCGGTACCCGGTCCGGCTGGTCGTCCGGGACAGCGGTCGCGAGTACGCCGTACCGCCGGGTCCGGAGCGCGGCGGCCGGGGCACCCTCGGCACCCGACCGACCCGGGTCGGCACCCGGGTGCTCTGGCTGACGCCGGACGCCGCCGGGCCGACGCTGGTCGTCACCGACGGCACCGCCGGCACCCTGGCCCGCAGTCCGCAGTGGCTGTCCGAGATGGGTGCCCGGCAGAGCCGGAACCTGCTCCGCCGGGCATGGCGGACGGCACGGTCCGGTCGGCGGCGGCTGACGTCCCGCCGTACCGACAGCTGACCGGTCGCGGCCGTCGGGCCGATCGCCGTCAACTGGCCAGCAGGGCGATCCGGTGCAGCCGGTCCGGCTCCAGTCGCAGCCGGAGCGGCTGCCTGCCGCCGGTGCCGTCCGCTCGGCCCAGGCCGTCCCGGATACGCAGGGACACCGGCAGGTCGCACACCTGGTCAGCCGCGCCCGGTTGGTAGCCGAACCACCAGCGGCCCGGTTCAAGCTGGTCCGGGCCGGCGGCCGGCACCCGGACCTGCCAGCCTTCGTCGACGCTCTCCACCGGCAGGTCGCGGTCCGCCGGGGCGGCCGCGTCCCGCAGGTCGTCGGCGTGCCGCAGGACAACCAGGGACGGCAGGTCACCAACCGCGCACTCACCGCCGATCGTCACCCCGCCCTGATCTACAGTCGCCCAGGTGGCCACCGGACCGGTCGGCAGCATCCGGATCGTCAGGCTGCCGTGATCCCCCGGCTCCACCAACGGGCCCGGGCGCCCACCGACCGGGTGCAGATCGACGAAGCCCTCCCCGACCGGCAGTTGTTCGTCGGTCCGGTCGGCGCCGAGCCGGTAGCCGACCAACCAGCCCGACACCGGATCACCGACCGGCGCCGGTCGCTGGACGGCAGCCCCGGCGAGCAGATCCGCGAGCGGGATCCGACAGCTGAAGACAGCTCCGGTCGCCTCGTCGGTGTCCCGGCCGGCCGCCGCCGGATCGGCGGCGGGCCGGGCGGATCCGCCGACGGCGGTCGGGTAGCGCCGCCACACCACCGCCGGCGCCCGGGACAGGGACAGGGCCGTCGGCGGTGCGACACCGGCGGCGGCTGTTCCGCTGATCACCAGGCTGTCGTCGTCGACCTCGGCGGCGGTGGCCCACACCCTGGGTCGTTCGACCCGCAACCGCAGCGCACCGTCGTACAGCACCGGCACGATCCGTACCCCGGGTGCCACCCAGGTTGCGGGAAGGGCCGGCTGGATCTCGCCGACCTTGACCGGTGCGCTGACCGGCGGTCCGGCCGGGTCGACGACGCCGGTCATCACCAGCCAGGTGCCGGTCCGCCATCCTGAGCTGGGCCGCAGCGCCGACGTACGGAACGATGCGTCGAACCCCGACCCGGCCGGCAGGTCGTCGGCCGACTGGCACGACACCGAGCCGCGACCAGCGAACACCCGCGAGTGGGCCAGGCCCGGCACGCGCCGCCCGGGACGGCCCCGCTCGCGCAGCCACAGGGCGCGTAGCCGGAGCCAGGGTGCGCCGGCCACCTGCGGCGCACGGTAGACGTGCCCGGAAATTCGCAACCGGCCGTCCCGCCAGGCGACCGACCGCAGGGCGGTACGCAACTGCCGGTCCGGCCGGTACAGCTGTACCGGAACGTCCGGCACCACCGGCGGTTGCTGTCCGAGCCGGGTCGCCGCCACCACGGTGAGCAGCTCGGCGAGTCGACCGTCGCTAGCCAACCGCCAGGCCACCCGCAGTCCCGGTTCGAGCCGGTCCGGCACCGACGGGTCGACCTCGGCGAGGAACTCGCCGGCCAACTGCAGGAAGCGCTGCCGGTACGCCTCGTCCGGCACGTCCGGCAGCAGGTGCAGGAACATCCGCAGGTCGCTGCGTAACGCGATGGTGTCGTAGTGGTTCTTCATCTTACGGTTGCCGAGCGCGGCGAGTGACCGGCTGGCGCTGCGCACCGCCGCGAACCGGTCGACCAGGTTGGTGATCTCCGTCTGCCGTTGACTGATCGACTCCTCGGCACCGGCCTCGCGCTGGCGCCAGTGGTAGACCGGGGTGCTCAGCACGTCGATCTTCGCGGCCAGAGCGTACGCCGGAACGGTCACCGGGATGTCCTCGTACCGCACCCCTTCGGGAAACCACAGCTCGTTGCCGGTCCAGAAGTCCCGCCGGAACACCTTGTTGCAGGCCAGCCGGTCGTAGAACAGGTTCCGGCGGCGACGTAGCCGGGCACCGAGCCGGGTCTGCCGGTGGGTGCCCCGGTGCAGCGGAGACTGCCAGAGCCCGCGTGAGTTGAACAACAGGACGTTGCCGGAGGCGATCTGCGAACCGGTCGACTCCAGCGCACCGACCAGCAACTCGAAGGCGTACCGGGGAAGCACGTCGTCGCTGTCGACGAACGCCAGGTAGTCGCCGCTGGCCGCGCGGATTCCGGTGTTGCGGGCCGCGCCCAACCCTCGGTTCGGCTGCCGGATCAACCGGAACCGGGGGTCGGCCTCGGCCCGCGCGGCGGCGATCGCACCGCTGTCGTCGGTGGAGCCGTCGTCGACCAGGACGAACTCGATGTCCGGGTGGGTCTGGTCGGCCAGCGAGTCGAGGCACTCCGGCAGGTAACGCGCCACGTTGTAGATCGGTGTGACGACGCTGAGCAGTGCGCCCACCCTGGGATCAGCCGGCGGCCGACGGTGCCGGCTCGCCGAGCAACGCGCGGCGGACCACCCGCTCGGCGGCGTGCCCGTCGTCAAGGTGGCAGAACCGCCCCCGGAACTGGGTCCGGGCCTTGGCCGCGGCGTCGTCGTCGACCGCTCCGGTACGGAACACGTCCAGCAGGTGGCCGAAGGTGGTGGCGACCGCTCCCGGAGGTTCCGCGGTGATGTCGAAGTAGACGCCCCGGGCCATCGCGTACGCCGCGGCGTCCGGCGCGTAGATCACGATCGGTCGGTCCAGGATCGCGTAGTCGAACATCGCCGACGAGTAGTCCGTGATCAGCACGTCGGCGGCGAGGTACAGGTCCTCGACCACCGGGTGCGCCGACACGTCCCGAACCCGGCCGCTGGCCGGGGCGTTGGGCGCCCGCCCGGTCCGCTGCCGGTCATGGAAGTAGTGGCTGCGGATCAGCAGCCAGGCGTCCGGGCCGAGGACCTCGGCGAAGGCGTCGGCGTCGAAGTCGGGCCGCCAGCCGGGCTGGTGTTCGCGATGGGTCGGCAGGTAGAGCACCACCCGCTCGCCGGCGGCGATGCCGAGCGCCTCGCGGGCCGCGGCCACCTCGGCGTCGGTGGCCAGCGCCAGCCGGTCGTTGCGCGGATAGCCGGTGTCGAGCGACTCGAAGCCGGCCGGGTACGCCCGCTCCCACATCTGGGTGGAGAAGTGGTTGGCGCTGACGCTGTAGTCCCACCGGTCCACCCGGCGCAGCAGCAGGGAGAAGTTCATCGAGGTGGCACCGATCGGGTGCCGCTGCTGGTCCAGGCCCATCACCTTGACCGGCGTGCCGTGGTGGGTCTGCACGTGCACCGAGCCGGGCCGCTTGCGCACGTAGTCGGGGAAGTTCACGTTGTTGATCAGCCACTTCGACCGGGCCAGGGCCCGGTAGTAGCCCCGGGTGCCGGCGACGACGTACGGCACCCCGGGCGGCATGCTCGCCGCCCGGTCCCGACGGACCACCCAGACGCTCTTGATCTGCGGGGCGATCTGCGCCGCCTTGGCGTGGATCGCCGCCGGGTTGCAGCTGTAGCCCCGGTACCAGTACGCGGCGTACAGCGCCAGCGACTCGTCCATCGGCAGCCGCAGCTGCAGCCGGTAGTAGCCACGCAGCAGCGCCCGCCGGCCGGCCCGGGCCAGGTTGATCAGCCGCCGCTTGACCGGCCGGCCGAACCGTCGGCTGATCGAGGGAAGCTTCTTGCGGGCCTGCTGGACGATCCGCAACGCGGCGAAGGTACGCCACCGGTTGGCGGCCAGCAGCCGCCGCTTCAGCCCTTCCACGCCGTCCGGCTGTGGGTAACCGCCGGCCGGCAGCCGCCGCTGGTAGTCGTCGTGTGCCCGGGCGAAGAACTTCCGGTGCAGCTCGAGGGGCAGCCGACCGCCGTGTCCCAGCACCATCAGATAGTGGGAGATCATCAGGCCGAACAGCTCGGGCCGGACCGGATCGGCCTGCGGGCCACGGGCGTCCAACCAGTCGAAGGTGTGGCCCCAGTGGTCGAACATCTCGAAGTGCCGGGCGCTGCGGGTCCGGGTGATCGCCCCGGTGCGGCGCTGCCGGTAGTTGACGCACGCCCGGTCGAGTACGGTGACCCGCTCGGCCGCGACCAGTAGCGGGAAGGTGAACGAGACGTCCTCGTACCAGCCCGCCTCGAACCGCAGCCCGAGATCGACCAGGAACTCCCGACGGGTGACCTTGTTCCAGGCGGTGTGCAGGACCTTGAGCGTCTCCGGCCGGGTCCGTACGTCGAACACCTCGGCGCCGGGCGAGGTCGGGAACGCCTGGCGCAGCGCGCTACCCGCGTGGTAGTTGTTCCAGAAGACCCGTACGTGGTCGACGATCAGTACGTCGGGGGTGGTGTCGCGGAGTCGGTTGGCGACCGCCCGCAGCGCACCGTCGGTCAGCCAGTCGTCGCTGTCCAGGAACCAGACGTACTCGCCGGTCGCCGCGTCCAGCCCGGCGTTTCGGGCCTTACCCAGGCCGACGTTGGCCGGTAGCGACAGCACGGTCAGCCGGGGGTCGCGGGCGGCGTACTCGGCGAGGATCTGCCCGGAGGTGTCCGGCGAGCAGTCGTCGACCGCGATCACCTCGACGTCGGTGAACGACTGCCCGAGGATGGAGTCAAGGCACTCCCGCAGGTAGCCCTGCACCTTGTACACCGGCACAACGATACTGATCAACGTCATCGGTCATCACCTGCGATCGTGCCGGCGGGGCGGCCGGCGGGGTGGAGGGAGGGAGCCGGACCTACCGGCATGGCCGGCGGCCGGCGGGGTGCCGGAATCCGGGCGACGGCGCCCGGCGGGCGGTGATCCGCTGCTCGATCCGGCGCCGACGGCCGGTGATCGAGCACCGCGGTCACGAGGAAGTGCAGCATCAGGTAGCCGGCGAGCGCGGCTACCACACCGGTGGTCACCGCGACCGGGGTGACCGTCGCGGGCAGCCCGGGGGCGAGCAGCATCGGCCCGGCAGCGGCGGCGGCGAGCAGCAGTGTTCGGCCGTCCCAGCCGAGGCTCCACCGGCGCAGCGGTGGTCCGTCGAGCCGTTTCTCCAGCCGGGCGGTGAGATCGTAGTGGTGCAGGGCGAGGATCAGCAGCAGTCCGTAGGTGACCGCAGCCGGCACGCCGGCGACGACGCCGGCCGCGACGACGAAGAGAAGTTCGGCCGCCCGCAGCGCCGCTGGCACCAGCCAGTCGAGCGCGCCGGTGGCCGGCCGGGCCGCGCTGGCCGCGCCGGCCGCCAGCAGGGCCGCCGCGCCGACGAGGACGGCACCGGCACCGGCACCGGCACCGGCACCGGACAGCATGCCGGTCGCGGTCAGGGCCAGCAGGGTCGCGGCGGTCCCGGCGGCAGCCACCGCGAGGGGCAACTGCCCGGCGGCGGATCGACCGGTCAGCAGATTGGCGATCCGACCGGCCAGGAAGCCGTCGTCGCGGTAGTTCGCGGTGTCCACCGCCGCCAGCACCGGAACCCGCATCGACCGGGCCCGCAGGGTCCGCAGGCCCGCCGTCCAGATGGCCGCGAGCAGCCCCCAGCCGAGTACGGCCCACAGGCTGACCAGCGGGCCGAACAGCACCACGGTGACGGCGATCAGCGCCCACCGCTCGCCGATCGGGAAGACGATGGTCCGTTTCGCCCAGTAGATCGGCGAGCGTGGCGCGGCGAGCACCCGGTCGGAGGCCTGGCTGAGCCGACCGCCGACCCCGACCGCCGACGCGCCGGTGGCCGGCCGGCTCGACGGCCGGTGGGCGGCTTCGTCGTGCAGCGCCCCGTACCAGGCGTCGGTCATGTGCCGGACGGTCTGCAACACGATCGCGGCGGTGGCCAGCACCCACCCGTCGGCCGCCCACCCGTCGGCCGGTCCCGCCTGGTGTACGCCGACGCCGAGCCCCGCGTACACCAGGTACTCCTTGCCCCGGTCGGCGATGGTGTCCAGCCAGCCGCCGAATGCGCTGAACCGGCCGGTGTAGCGGGCCAGTTGGCCGTCGACGCAGTCGAGCACGAAGCCGAGATAGAGCAGGACCGCACCGAGCACCAGCAGCGGCCGGTCGCCTACGGCGAACAGCAGCGCGGCGGCGGCGGCGAACGCGACCGAGATCGCGGTGACCCCGGTCGGGCTCAGCCCGATCCGGGCCGCGACCTTCGCAACTATCGGTGACCAGCTACTCACAAAGTAGGTGGCGAACAGGTCGTCCTGTTCCTTGACCACCAGGCGCAGTCGGGCCCGGTCGGGGTCGACGGCACGGATCCGGGCCTCGGCGTCGGACAGACCGGCCGGGTCGGCCACCCGCCGGGCCACCAGGTGCCGCAGCGGGTACGCCCCGACGGCGGCGCCGTCGGCGACGAACTCGGCGAGGATCGCGTCCAGCGGGTGGGTGCCCGGGGGCAGCCGCCGGGTGGCGGCGGCCCGGGCCGCCGTGGCCAACGCGGGCAGGTCACCGACGCCGACCCGCAGTACGCCGCCGAAGCGCGGAAGCGGCTCGGTGGTGGTCGGGTCGGCGGTGGCCGGCGTCGGGTCGGCGGTGGCCGGGTCGGTGGTGACGGCGACGATCCGACCGCGCAGAGCGCTGACGGCGGCGACCCGACCACCAGCGGAGCCGTCCGCAGCGGGCAGCAGCAGCGCCCGGGTGGTCCCGGCCGGTGCCACGGAGAGCAGTCGAATCACCTCGGTGTGGGCGACCACGTCGGTGGCGCACAGCAGGACCGGTCCGACGGCCCGCTCGACGATGTCGGCGACGGTAGCCAGCTCCGCTGTCCGCGCCTCGTCGGCACAGGCCGCCACGAGCTGCTCCCGAAGATGGTCGTCAAGCGACGATCCACTTACTGTGCGCAACTTTCCGGGATCGGCGCTGGTCGAGGTGGCAGAAGCCCGGTTCGCCGAAATCAGGATCGCCAGTGTCACATTCGCGCGCTTCCGTCTAGACGAGCGCGCGAGGCGCTCCGAGGGGTGGCGTCGCCCGAGGGCGCCGACGCGGGTGGGGGCACCGTCGGTGTGGGCAACGCCGGCAAGATTAGCAGTCGGTGAACAATGCGGGTAGCTCGCACGTCCGCGAGATGACGCCGCTCTGGCGCGACCCCCTGAATGATCTTGAATCGGTCAGGGTAACGCCGTACGGGAGCCGCACCGCGAATCGGTCCGTGGACCGAGGGCGCCGCGTCCCGACGCGCCTACCGTGGAATGTGGCAGACCGGCCAGCAACGACACCCGAAGGAGCGTCCGATGAGCCGCAAACTGGTACGTCCCCGCAACGGACGGATGATCGCCGGCGTCTGCGCCGGGCTCGGCCAACGGTTCGGCATCTCAGCGGGAATGGTGCGGTTGATCTTCCTGCTCTCCCTGCTGCTGCCCGGCACCCAGGTGATCATTTACCTGGCGCTGTGGATCGTGATGCCGAACGAGGACCGTAACCTCGCCACGTCGTACTGAGCACCCGTCCCGGGCACCGCCCGGCCCGGAGACTGCCGACGACCCGCCCCGTGGGACGGCCGACGACGGGTCACCGACGGACCGTGACGACAACCTGTCCCGGCAGGTCGTCGCGGACCACCCAGTACCGTTCGTCGAACTGGTCGCGGTGGAACCGCAGGTCCTGCCAGATCAGCTCGTCGCCGTCCCGGGTCAGGACGAAGACGTCGATCGGTCCGAACCCGGTCGCCGCCGACTCGGCGGCGAACGCCGCCGGGTCGTCCTGGTCGGCCAGGTCGCGCAGCTCGGCCCGGCGTTCGTCCCAGCGGGACAGGGTGCCCGCCGCGGTCCGGTCGTTGCTCAGGTAACCGGGCCACGGCAGGTACGAGAAGAGCCGTTCGTCGACGCTGAGGGTGACCCGGTCCGGGTCCGGCCCGGTGACCTGCTCGACCGCTCGACGTACCGGCTCGACCGGGAACCAGTCGGCGCGGCCGGTGTCGGGCGCGTACCGGGGATGGCCGCCGCCGGGCAGCGGCTCGGCGTGCGCGGCCGTCGCGTACCCCGAACCGGAGCCGTTGGTGCCCGGCATCCAGTTCGTGGAGTAGACCGGTACCGCCCAGGCCAGCAGCACCGCCAACGGCACGCCGGCCAGCCCGACCGGTGGGCTGATCTGCAGCCGGCGCAGCAGCAGCGGCACCACGTGCACCAGGGTCAGCACCCCGGCGACGGCCAGCACCACGCCGTACAGCCGGGCCGTGTAGTGCGCGAAGGCGGTGTGCCCGGTCAGCACGAACCGCACCATCGACAGCAGCCGGTAGGCGAACGCGCCAGCGGCGATCAGCAGCAGCGGCCGGGCCCACCAGGTCGACCGGACCAGCCACACCAGGCCCACCATGCCGGCCAACTGCAGACCACGCAGCGGCAGGTCACCCCGCTCCAGGAACGGCAGCAGACCATCGAGGTAGTACGGCGACACGAACAGGTCGGAAACCAGCTGTCCGCCACCGCCGGTGGTCAACGCCCTCAGGTACGGCAGCACGTACCACGCCGACGACACGGTGGCGACCGCGGCGACCAGCAGCAGTCGCCGCAGGTACGCCCACCGGTCCGGCTCAGCCCGCCAGGCCGACCCGACGATCACCGCGAGGCCGAGCGCCGCGTAGACCAGCCAGGCCTGGTAGAGCACCACCAGCAGGCCCCCGAGCAGTCCGGAGGCCAGCCAGTGCAGCCGGCTGCGCGGCGGACGGGTGAAGGTCTCCAGCACCCACGGGATGAAGATCATCAAAGCCAGGACCTCGTACGCCTTCCGCGGGTCGGACCAGGCCAGCACCCCCACGCAGGAGATCGCTAGCGCCGTCCAGGGACCCACCTGGCGGCGCCACAGCAGGAATCCGACCAGCACCGACGCCGAGACGAACAGCACCTCGGCGTCGCCGAGCAACCGCCAGGCCGGCTGGTCGAGCAGCACCGCCGCCCGGCCGACCAGCCAGGCGTACAGCGGCGGGTACTCCGACGGCAGCCCCGGCACCGTGGTGTCCGCGCTGGCCACGGTGACCGTGTACCGGGTGGCGGTGGCGGTCATCCGCAGCATGTCCCCGGACAGGCCGCCGAAGCCGAACGGGGTGCCGTACAGCGCGGCCCGCAGGATCAGCGCCAGCCAGGCGGAGGCCAGGCCGGCGCTGACTCCGGCCAGTGCCGGCATCGCGGCCGGCACCCATCGCCGGACGGCGGCAGCGGCCAGTCCGCCGAGGCAGACCAGCAGCAGGCCGCTGGCGACCGGCAGCGCCCGGCCGGCCACCGTGAATGGGTCAACGCGCGCCACCGACGGCAGCACGACCGCCACCGGCGTGGCCACCAGCCAGGTCAGTACGGCGAGCGGTCCCGGCCGGTCGGCCAGGGACCGCAACCGGGCGATCCAGGTCCGGCCCGGCCCGGGTTCCGGCTTCGGTTCCGGTTTCGGTTCCGGTTCCGGTCTACGAGATCCGTCCGGATTGTCCTGCTCCGGGATCCGGTCCGACGCCTCCCGGCCTTGCGCGCCTGCCTCCCGGCCGGGTGAACCTACCCCCCGGCCGCTCGGCTCGCCGGTGCCGGCCGGGGATGTCTCGACAGTCATGGTGCTCCGCGGAACCGTTCGTCATCGTGACGCGCCGACCGTGTCGTGTAGCGGCGGGCCGTCCTGGTCAGTGGGTGCTGACCACCAGCGGGCCGAGCTCCGAGGTCTGCTGATCGGCCACGGCGACGGAGACCCGCCGCAGGCTGAGCAGGCTGGAGAAGAGCCCGGCGAAGATCAGTGTCGCGCCGAGGCCGATCGCGGTCGAGGAGGGCAGCACTACCCGCATGGTGTCACTCGCGTCCTGGGCGCCGAAGCCGGTCGCACCCCAGGTGGCCACCGCCAGGATGGTGCCGGCCAGACCGAGCAGGATCAACGCGATCCCGCCGGCCGTGCAGGTCTCCAGTCTGACGTACCGGCTCCACCGGTCGGATTGTCGCAGGTCGGTGATGCCCTCGTATCTGCCGTAGATCAGCGCGAACGCTCCGAAGAGCAGCAGCTGTGCGCCGGCGAGCATGGCGAGACAGGTGTAGACGAGGGTGCTGACGTCGAAACCGATCCCGCCGACGACCAACGGGCCGACGGCCAACGTGACGGTGCCGATCAGGCCGACCGTGAACAGCACCGCACCGGGCCAGATCAGCATCTTTCGGGGGGCGAACACCAGCAGGAACCGCAGGTGACGCCAGCCGTCCCGCCAGGTCCGCAGGTGGGGTGGCCGGCTCCGGCCGTCGGGACGGAGGGTGGTCGGCACCTCGGTGATGTCGTAGCCGTTGAGCGCGGCCCGGACGACCAGTTCGGAGGCGAATTCCATGCCCGGCATGCACAGCTGCAACTGCCGGACCCGGTCCCGGTTGAAGCCGCGGATCCCGCAGTGAAAATCACCCACATTCAGGTTGAACAGCCGACGGCCGAGCCAGGAGAGCACCGGGTTGCCGAGATGACGGTGCAGAAACGGCATCGCGCCGTCGGCTATACCGCCGCGGAACCGGTTCCCCATCACCACGTCCCGACCGCGCCGCAATTCATGAATGAAAGGTCCAAGATCGGAAAGGTCGTACGAGTCGTCGGCGTCGGCCATGATGACGTACCGACCACGGGCCTGCTCGACGCCGTTGATCAGTGCTCCGCCATAGCCGCGCATCGGAGCGTGCGACACCCGGGCGCCGGCGCGTACGGCAATTTCCTGTGAGCCGTCGGTGGAGCCGTTGTCGCTGACCAGGACCTCACCCCGGACCCCGAGCTCGTCGAGGGACCGGCGGGCCTTGCGGATGCACACCTCCAGCGTCTCCGCCTCGTTCAGACACGGCAGAAGGACCGTGACCTCGACCTCGTCGTTGCGCACCGAACGCGCCACGGGTGCACCCCCGAATTAGAGACTGACCACAGTCAGGCCGCCGTACCAGTCATGAGTCGATTTCATTGTCTGGCCCGCCGTTACTGCGGATCCGGCCCTCGACTGCACTCTAGCGCGACCCATGCGGAACGAGTGCCCACCCCTGGACAGAAAACGCCGGACCGAAGGATGATTCGGTCCGGCGGATCACCCACCCGTTACGGGCGGTTTGAGCTTGCGAAAATGTCTATGGCGTCACAAAGGTGACTGAGATTTCCTCGTATCCCAGGGAGCGCAACAGCCCCGTGAGCATCTTGCGGGTGTTCTCCTCGGCCCGCCCGGCGATCCCGCTCTCCCGGGCGGCGGCCGCGATCCGGTCCTCGGCCAACTGGTAGACCTGCTGCCGCCGGTTCGGGTCACCGCCGAAC includes:
- a CDS encoding glycosyltransferase family 2 protein — protein: MPSPTVSVVVPVYNTEKWLAEALGSIDRQPGRDLIEVVVVDDGSTDGSAEVAQRYADQATAVRYVRQDNAGLGAARNHGVRLAAGRYLAFLDSDDIYPDGALSHLTGLADRHEAAIAVGDMQGLPPRPNPAWRRELLAGERVVEHIAHAPDLVGNPSACNKIFRRDLVDALGVKFTEGTAFEDVLFTIPFLARSPRTILTPRLSYLYRQRGDNSSLMDSRSQPARIMQHLTIIERLADEVRDLRPDDREAVHRWIAYVQLHYAWRAAAGCDDDQLAEFTARMHSLFKDIPTDVASEFVGNAGAGLRAVAIYEQDAATVRRPRTSRPLRVHAGQPYLGHPDFDTYRDLLRVREVTVSVHGLRDSRPVTGPTVTVHGTVRCAGIDGEPGQVRSDLLLEIGDGLLRQPVTVEDRKSNDLRWSCRLAAGELAPGRYPVRLVVRDSGREYAVPPGPERGGRGTLGTRPTRVGTRVLWLTPDAAGPTLVVTDGTAGTLARSPQWLSEMGARQSRNLLRRAWRTARSGRRRLTSRRTDS
- a CDS encoding glycosyltransferase family 2 protein, which codes for MGALLSVVTPIYNVARYLPECLDSLADQTHPDIEFVLVDDGSTDDSGAIAAARAEADPRFRLIRQPNRGLGAARNTGIRAASGDYLAFVDSDDVLPRYAFELLVGALESTGSQIASGNVLLFNSRGLWQSPLHRGTHRQTRLGARLRRRRNLFYDRLACNKVFRRDFWTGNELWFPEGVRYEDIPVTVPAYALAAKIDVLSTPVYHWRQREAGAEESISQRQTEITNLVDRFAAVRSASRSLAALGNRKMKNHYDTIALRSDLRMFLHLLPDVPDEAYRQRFLQLAGEFLAEVDPSVPDRLEPGLRVAWRLASDGRLAELLTVVAATRLGQQPPVVPDVPVQLYRPDRQLRTALRSVAWRDGRLRISGHVYRAPQVAGAPWLRLRALWLRERGRPGRRVPGLAHSRVFAGRGSVSCQSADDLPAGSGFDASFRTSALRPSSGWRTGTWLVMTGVVDPAGPPVSAPVKVGEIQPALPATWVAPGVRIVPVLYDGALRLRVERPRVWATAAEVDDDSLVISGTAAAGVAPPTALSLSRAPAVVWRRYPTAVGGSARPAADPAAAGRDTDEATGAVFSCRIPLADLLAGAAVQRPAPVGDPVSGWLVGYRLGADRTDEQLPVGEGFVDLHPVGGRPGPLVEPGDHGSLTIRMLPTGPVATWATVDQGGVTIGGECAVGDLPSLVVLRHADDLRDAAAPADRDLPVESVDEGWQVRVPAAGPDQLEPGRWWFGYQPGAADQVCDLPVSLRIRDGLGRADGTGGRQPLRLRLEPDRLHRIALLAS
- a CDS encoding bifunctional glycosyltransferase family 2 protein/CDP-glycerol:glycerophosphate glycerophosphotransferase, whose protein sequence is MTLISIVVPVYKVQGYLRECLDSILGQSFTDVEVIAVDDCSPDTSGQILAEYAARDPRLTVLSLPANVGLGKARNAGLDAATGEYVWFLDSDDWLTDGALRAVANRLRDTTPDVLIVDHVRVFWNNYHAGSALRQAFPTSPGAEVFDVRTRPETLKVLHTAWNKVTRREFLVDLGLRFEAGWYEDVSFTFPLLVAAERVTVLDRACVNYRQRRTGAITRTRSARHFEMFDHWGHTFDWLDARGPQADPVRPELFGLMISHYLMVLGHGGRLPLELHRKFFARAHDDYQRRLPAGGYPQPDGVEGLKRRLLAANRWRTFAALRIVQQARKKLPSISRRFGRPVKRRLINLARAGRRALLRGYYRLQLRLPMDESLALYAAYWYRGYSCNPAAIHAKAAQIAPQIKSVWVVRRDRAASMPPGVPYVVAGTRGYYRALARSKWLINNVNFPDYVRKRPGSVHVQTHHGTPVKVMGLDQQRHPIGATSMNFSLLLRRVDRWDYSVSANHFSTQMWERAYPAGFESLDTGYPRNDRLALATDAEVAAAREALGIAAGERVVLYLPTHREHQPGWRPDFDADAFAEVLGPDAWLLIRSHYFHDRQRTGRAPNAPASGRVRDVSAHPVVEDLYLAADVLITDYSSAMFDYAILDRPIVIYAPDAAAYAMARGVYFDITAEPPGAVATTFGHLLDVFRTGAVDDDAAAKARTQFRGRFCHLDDGHAAERVVRRALLGEPAPSAAG
- a CDS encoding DUF5941 domain-containing protein; this encodes MAACADEARTAELATVADIVERAVGPVLLCATDVVAHTEVIRLLSVAPAGTTRALLLPAADGSAGGRVAAVSALRGRIVAVTTDPATADPTPATADPTTTEPLPRFGGVLRVGVGDLPALATAARAAATRRLPPGTHPLDAILAEFVADGAAVGAYPLRHLVARRVADPAGLSDAEARIRAVDPDRARLRLVVKEQDDLFATYFVSSWSPIVAKVAARIGLSPTGVTAISVAFAAAAALLFAVGDRPLLVLGAVLLYLGFVLDCVDGQLARYTGRFSAFGGWLDTIADRGKEYLVYAGLGVGVHQAGPADGWAADGWVLATAAIVLQTVRHMTDAWYGALHDEAAHRPSSRPATGASAVGVGGRLSQASDRVLAAPRSPIYWAKRTIVFPIGERWALIAVTVVLFGPLVSLWAVLGWGLLAAIWTAGLRTLRARSMRVPVLAAVDTANYRDDGFLAGRIANLLTGRSAAGQLPLAVAAAGTAATLLALTATGMLSGAGAGAGAGAVLVGAAALLAAGAASAARPATGALDWLVPAALRAAELLFVVAAGVVAGVPAAVTYGLLLILALHHYDLTARLEKRLDGPPLRRWSLGWDGRTLLLAAAAAGPMLLAPGLPATVTPVAVTTGVVAALAGYLMLHFLVTAVLDHRPSAPDRAADHRPPGAVARIPAPRRPPAMPVGPAPSLHPAGRPAGTIAGDDR